One region of Eurosta solidaginis isolate ZX-2024a chromosome X, ASM4086904v1, whole genome shotgun sequence genomic DNA includes:
- the LOC137234348 gene encoding uncharacterized protein, whose product FIGAIDGKHVNITKPPGSGSFYYNYKKNCSIILMAVVNANYEFLMVDFGTNGRASDVGLFSETKFFSSLKNKTLKIPDPQPLPNCEEKLPFVFVADDAFPLLENIMKPFSHNTLKEEEIIFNYRLSRARRIVENCFGILASRFKILLQTINLSPEKVTKIVLTCCYLHNFLRR is encoded by the coding sequence TTTATAGGCGCAATTGATGGAAAACACGTCAATATAACAAAGCCACCTGGATCTGgatctttttattataattataaaaaaaattgttccatcATTTTAATGGCAGTGGTTAATGCTAATTACGAATTTTTGATGGTGGATTTTGGCACAAATGGAAGAGCGTCTGATGTCGGTCTTtttagcgaaacaaaatttttttcatctctaaaaaataaaacattgaaaatTCCTGACCCTCAGCCGCTTCCAAACTGCGAAGAAAAACTACCATTTGTATTCGTAGCTGACGATGCTTTTCCCCTGTTAGAAAATATCATGAAACCATTTAGCCACAACACACTCAAGGaagaagaaataatttttaactacAGGCTTTCTCGGGCaagaagaattgttgaaaacTGTTTTGGCATTTTAGCATCAAGATTTAAAATTCTCCTACAAACTATTAATTTAtcaccagaaaaagtcacgaaaattgTGTTAACCTGTTGCTACTTGCATAACTTTTTACGGAGGTAG